A window of the Lolium perenne isolate Kyuss_39 chromosome 7, Kyuss_2.0, whole genome shotgun sequence genome harbors these coding sequences:
- the LOC127315626 gene encoding uncharacterized protein, translating to MEMNNNVVMDSMSDSSDWSTSDDSDIDELLQDDDVEMMSLLVEVQSFEDRAKLMDQRRGSTMGRTTIYRNRALGHEHLMEDYFAEVPTYPPRLFLEGTECAVVYL from the coding sequence ATGGAGATGAACAACAACGTTGTCATGGACTCGATGTCGGATTCGTCGGATTGGTCGACATCCGACGATTCCGACATTGATGAGTTGTTGCAAGACGATGATGTCGAGATGATGAGCCTCCTCGTCGAGGTGCAATCGTTTGAAGACCGCGCGAAGCTGATGGATCAGAGGAGAGGGTCGACGATGGGGCGAACCACCATCTACCGGAACCGCGCTCTCGGACACGAGCATTTGATGGAAGACTACTTCGCCGAGGTACCTACGTACCCTCCTCGCCTCTTCCTTGAAGGTACCGAATGCGCCGTAGTCTATTTGTGA